CGCCCACCCGAAGAAGAACCTGTGACTCACTGGCAGGTGTACGTGGCCACTGGCCCTGAGATCGAGCAGTTCGACCCAGATAACGGGGTGACGTACAGTGACCAGCGGAGAGTGATACAGTCCTTCCGCGGACAATCGCAGGAGGGGCTTGCACTCGACATCGACCCGATTCCCACTGAACCGGAGTGGCAGAGTGACTACATTCGCGAGTGCATCGTCATCGACAGAATCGTAGACGAAGGGCTCCCCGAAGAAGTCAACCTGTTCGTCTTCTTCACTATCCAAGACGGCTGTGCCCCGACAACCATCTCAATCTCCTACTACGAGATGCCTGACGGTGGTCCGGGACCGATGGAAGACGAAGAATTAGTGCTCGTTCGGGCCAATCCCACTGGTGGACTGGTGCTCGGACCCGGAAAACAAATCGTCCTCATTACCGTGGCAGAAACCTAGTTGGTTTCCGCCTTCTGCCCTTCTTCATCGAGAATCCGTGCTTCCGTGGCGTCCCGGTCTTCGGGATAGCCGATGTCCGCGCGCCAGCCCTCCATTCGAATGGCGTCGATGGTTCGCCCCGAGTGGATGAGCAGGTCGATAGCCTCGCTCAGTTCGTACTCGCCGCGATTCGAGGGTTGGACGAGGTGGCAGGCGTGGAAGATGGCCGGCGTGAACGTATAGAAGCCCGTCATGACCAGGTTCGACTCTGGCTCTTCGGGCTTCTCGACGACGGAAACGATTTCGCCGTAGGCGTTGGTCCGACAGACCCCGTAGCGGGAGGCTTCCTCCCACGGGACCTCTTCGATCAAGAAGGCGGCGTCTGCGCGCTCCTCTCGCTGGCGGGCGACGACGTCCCGGAGGTTCGCGCGGAAGATGTTGTCTCCGAGGATGAGCATGAAGTCGTCGGTGATGTACTCCTCCACCGTCAAGAGCGCGTGTGCCAGTCCGAGCGTCTCTCGCTGGTGGGCGTACGTTATTGGAATCCCCTGGAAATCGTCCCCGTAGTGGCGGATGATGTCCTCTTTCTTGTAGCCGACGACGACGTAGAACTCGGTCGCCCCGAGTTCGACGAGCTGTTCGAAACAGTGTGTGAGTATCGGTTTGCCCGCCACCTCCACCATCCCTTTGGGCCGGTCTTCTGTGAGTGGCCGCAACCGCTTGCCCTCCCCAGCCGCAAGCACAACTGCCTGCATCGCGTAGAACTTCGCTCTCGCAGATTAAATATCCCACTCCAAACATAACCGTGCCAGTGAGATACGTTGAAGGGTTTCGCTGTGATATTTTAGTAAAATGAGAGTTAGCATCGTGGGGAGTGGGTACGTGGGGACGACCATCGCCGCGTGTTTCGCGGAACTCGGACACGACGTGACGGCCATCGACATCGACGAATCGGTCGTCGCCAAACTGAACGCGGGCGAACCGCCGATTCACGAACCGGGGCTCGCCGACCGTCTCGCCGAGTACGCCGGGTCGTCACTGCGCGCGACGACCGACTACACCGCCGTTCTCGACACGGACGTGACGTTTCTCGCGCTCACGACGCCCTCGAATCCCGACGGCTCTATCGACCTCTCGATCATGAAAGCCGGGACGGAATCGCTTGGTGAGGTGCTCGCCGAAAAAGACGGCTACCACCTCGTCGTCGTGAAGAGCACGGTCATTCCCGGTACGACGGGCGACGTGATTCGTCCGCTACTCGAAGCCGCCTCCGGGAAGACGGCCGGCGAGGACTTCGGCGTCGCGATGAATCCTGAGTTCCTCCGCGAGGGCTCTGCGGTGTCCGACTTTCTGAACCCGGACAAAATCGTCTTCGGCGCGGAGTCAGACCGCGACCGCGCGCTGCTCGCCGACCTCTACGACCCGCTCGTGGCACGGACGGACGCGCCAATCGTGGAGACGGGCCTGCGCGAAGCGGAGATGATAAAGTACGCCAACAACGCCTTCCTCGCGGCGAAGGTGAGCCTCATCAACGAACTCGGGAACATCTGCAAGGAGTACGGCGTCGATGCCTACGAAGTCGCAGACGCCATCGGCTTGGACGAGCGCATCGGCCCGCATTTCCTACGCAGTGGAGTCGGCTGGGGCGGTTCGTGTTTCCCGAAGGACGTGGCCGCGCTCATCGCCGCCGCGCGGGAGACGGGCTACGAACCGCAACTACTCCAGGCGGCGGTTGACGTAAACGACCGTCAGCCCGGTCGAATGCTCGCGTTGCTCGACGACCACGTCGACGTTTCAGGAAAGCGGGTCGCCGTACTCGGCCTCGCGTTCAAGCCCGGCACGGACGACGTTCGCGAGTCGCGGGCAATTCCCGCAATCGAAGGGCTGCTCGAACGCGGAGCCGACGTCGTCGCCTACGACCCGGTGGCCACAGAGAATATGCGCGAGCGGTTTCCAGACATCGAGTACGCCGCGTCTGCCGCGGACGCGCTCTCAGGCGCGCACGGAGCACTCGTCGTCACCGACTGGGACGAATTCGCCGCCCTCGACACAGAGTTCGACGCGATGGCCACGCCCGTTGTCATCGACGGTCGGCGTATCGTCTCTCCGCGCGAGGGCATCACCTACGAAGGGTTGACCTGGTAGCGAGGCGACAGAAATCCGTCTCCGTCCATTCAGGCAGCAACCGTTTCGCCCTGTTCTACTGCCGATTCTGAGACTGTCACCGTGGTTCCGTTCACCGAATAGTCACCCGCGTAGGGGACCGTGACGCGGTAGGACCCGTCCGCTGCAGTTTCGACGGTTCGTTCGTACTCGAACGTCGCGCCGGGTATCGAGACGGATGTGGTGACCGTAACTTGCGAATCGGACGCTGCACCGCCCGTTATCGTCGCGCCCGGCACGAGTCTGAACGCTTTCGTGTCGCCGCTTTCGGTACTGAAAATCGCCTGATAGTGGGCAACACCGGGGGCGGCCTCAGTCTGGGAGCCAAAGTGGTCGTGAAGCCGGCTCTGCATCGTTCCCGGCGGATAGTCCCGGTCTTCGGTCACGACGAACCCGACGCGGTTGCTGAGTTTGCCGTACCACTCGCTGGCGTTCGACCCGCGCACGAACGGCGTGTAGGTGGACTGGGCGTAGCCGTAGGAGCGCGACTCGCCGTTCACGAAGTAGTTGTACGCCCGATTCGTGCCCCACCGGGACAACACGAAGTTCTGTGGATACGCCATTCCCTCTTCTTCGGCGTAGGTGTCGATAGCCTGGGCCGTCTCGAACAGGTCTCCGTCTGCGGTTACCTGGTTCATCTTCACCGGCACCTGGACGAGGCTCAGGCTGGCGACGATGAGAAAGAGCGCGACCAACGAGGCGACGCCCCGCGAGTCCGGAATCTCGACTGACTCGGGGACGCTCGGTTTCGAGTCGCGGAAGGGGACGGGACGGCGCGCCAGGTCGACGCGCTCTGCGAGGTGGACGAAGCCGAGTCCGGCGAACACGGCGGTCACCGCCGCCATCTCGCCGACGAACCGAATCTGGAAGCCGGCGAGCACGAAGAAGTAGCCTGCGTACACGGCGGGGGCGACCCACTCTGGGCGATGCTTTCGATAACTCGCGAGCGCGGCCCACCCGACGTACGGGAGGGCGAGTGCAAGGATGAAGCCGAACAACAGGAGAAAGCCCATCGAGTCGCCGCTGAACAGCGATTCGGTCTCGACGATGTCCCGCGGGGCGACGAACAGGGCCAGCTCACTCACGAGTTTCGCCCAGTAATCGGGCAGTAGCGCCCGGAAGGCGAGGACGCCGACCACGCCGCCGACCGCTTCGAGACCGGCGAGAGCCGTCGCTGGCAGGTCGGCGCGGAAGGTGAGTTCGGCGACGCTCAGGACGAAGAGGACGGCGACGAACAGGAGGGCGGGAGCGAAGGCTACCTGTTCAGAGTGCCAGCCGAAACTCGCGTGACCGGCAGCGGCAAGGAGCGCCCCGACCAGCAGGCCGACGACGAGACCGAGATTCGACGCGAGGGGCGACTGACCGGCGCGAACGTCAGAGAGCACCCGAAACGCAACGTACAGGCCGAGTGGGACGATGAGCAGCGGGCCGGCCTCCCACGCGAGCGTCTGGCCCGCGAGTGCGACGCCGAGGGCGAGCGTTGCGGCCCACGACTTCGGGGTTGATTTCAGGTCCGCGAGGCTTCCCCGGCGGGCGAGGACGACGACGGCGAGTATGGTGAGCGCCAGCCATGGGTAGTCGAAGGCGTGGTGGTCTGCGAATCCGAGGGCCGTCCGCAGAGCGTGGCCGGGGATGAGCGCGAGCAGGAGGACGCTCGCGAGGCCGACGCGCCGGTCGTCGGTCAGTTCGACGGCGAGCAGGTAGACGAGCGCGCCGGTGACGACGGCGCTGACGACGGGGTACCACGCCATGACGGGGCCGACGGCGTCCATCCCGCCGAACAGCGACGAGAGCCACCAGAGGGTGGCGACGAACAGCGGTTCCCCCATCGCGACGGTATCCGGCATTGCCGACAGCGCGGCGAAATCGAACAGACCGCCTGCATCGACGACCAGTTTCTCTACCCAGTAGCGGTAGAAGTAGGGGTCGTTCGCGCCGAGGACGACGTGGCCGTCGCGAAATACACGGGTGACAAACAACGAGCGAACGAGCGCGAGAAAACCGAGCGCCCCGACGAGCATGCCAACAGCGCGGCGTTCGACTGTCGGGAGCGAAAGTGAGATCGCAGGCGTCGTAGATGCGGGCGTCGATTCGCCGCGCAGGGCGGCTTCGACGGCCGTCGGGTCGGCGAGGCGGTACTCGCCGTCGTGTTTCTCGACGATGTTGCGGGAGACGACTTCGCCGAACGTGCCCGAGTCGAGGGGGATGTCCGCGAACGTCCACGTCTCGTGCTGTCTGTCGATAGCCAGCAGCTGCTCCAGTGACTCGGCCACCTCCGGCCGTGAGTCGAGGAGGTCGGCAGTCGCCTCGCGCACGTCGGTCATTAGCTCGAAAATACCGGGTAACTCGAATAAATGTGCCGGGAACGTTCGACGCACGTATGACGGTTCACGGACTTGTGTCCAGTAATGCGCCAGTTCATCATCCTCGGCCACGACGCGCCGACGACCCCTGATTTCTCGCTCGACGACCTCGCCGGCGGCGCGGGCCGCCTCGACGTGCTCTGTCGGTGCGTCAACTCGGCGTTCTTCCTGTCTCACGACATTCGAAAGGACGTCCGCGTCTACCTCGTCTTGCAGGACGAACTGACGATTCGCTTCGAGGGGAGCGAACTGCGCCGACTCAACCCCGACGAACGTTCGACAGCCGCACTCATCCGCAACGCCCTCGAAGAGAAGGAGAACGCCATCGGACACATGGAAGCCGAAGCCTCTCCCGGCGTCTATCTCTCGCGACGGGGCTTCGAGCCGATTCTCGAAACCGCCGCCCGCGACGGCACCGTGGTCGAACTACACGAAGCCGGCGACCCAATCGCCGACGCCGCCGTCCCCGAGAATCCCGTGTTCGTCCTCTCTGACCACCACGACTTCACCGACGAGGAGGCCGCTTTGCTCTCGGAAGCTGCAGCCCAGCGCGTTCGCATCGGCCCGGCGGTGCTCCACGCCGACCACACCATCACCGTCGTCCACAATTTCCTCGACACCGACGGCTACTCGAAATACTAATTTCCGGAAGGATTAACAACAGCGGCGGCTATTGAAATAGCAGCGGGCCAGTGGGGTAGCCTGGTATCCTTCGGCCTTCGGGTGGCCGTAACCGCAGTTCGAATCTGCGCTGGCCCATTTTCCAGTCGCGCCGCTCACTTTCGAGCGGCGCGTCTGAAACTGACGCCGAGCAGATTCGAATCAGGGAGCGAGCGCAGCGAGCGACCGTGGTTTGGAATCTACGATTCCAAAGCAGACCAGACGTGCTCGCTTCGCTGTGCACGTCTGGGCGTGGTTCGAATCTGCGCTGAGCGACCGGGGGGTGGAAGCGTACGCTTCCGAGCAACGAGTTGCGCGGGAATTCGAAGCTGCGCTGTCACCCAATCCAGACCCCTTTACTTCCACTCCACCCTTACCAATCCCTTTTACGCGAAAGCGCCCAACGCACACTCCATGGATGGAATCGACGAGGAAATCGCCAGTGCAGACGAGAGTGCGGTCCAGCGGGACGAACTCGTCGAGGCGGTGACCGAACACGCGGGGCGGATTGCGCGGGAACTCGCGCTGCTCAAGGGTGGCGATTACGGGCAAGAGACGTTCGAGACGAGCAGCGGGGACTGGACGGTGAAGTTCGAGGCGGGGGCGCTCGACTACCTGCGATTCTCGGGGAAGAAGGGCGACATCTACGTCGTTTCGACGAAGCAGCCGCCGTCGCCGGACGACCTGCGCCTGGCGATGGAGGACTACGGGGCGTTCGTCCGGGCGTTCAACGACCACGTCGCCTCGTTCGAGGGCATGCTGGACGACGTGCCGACGGACTTTCCCGAGGTCGCTTCGACGGCGACGGTCGTCGAGGAGCGAGACAGAGTCGTTGCGCGGATTCGAGAGACGGCGAACGCGATTGCGGCCCAACTCCACCGGTTCAACGGGACGGACTACGGGTCGTGGACGGCGCGCGTCGCCGGGAAACGCTGGGAGCTGAAGTGGGAGGGCGACCGGGCGTCGTACCTCCGCGTCGGCGGCGAGGGTGGGACGTATCTGGTGTCTCAGTACGAGCCGCCGTCGGCCCCGGACGTGAAGCGTCACGCGAAGGGCTTTCGTGAGTTCGTCGAGGCCTTCAACGACCACGTGGATGAACTCGACGCGAGCCTTTCGCACGTCGAACTGTAACGAACGAGCGTGGCAGAAAATCGCACGATAATGCGGGGTTGACGCATCACGATTCTGTCCTTACGTCGCCCATAATAATGGGTGTAGCCGGACTGCTCACAGGCAATGACTGCGTTCGCTCCGAGAGGGTCCCGTCTCTCCCCCCTGTCCCCCCTGCTGTCTTCGGTGCCGGCCCGAATCGAGGTGGCGCGATAGCCCATGTCGACGCCGCCCCGCTCGCGGACCCGTGATTCGCTGCTGCCGAGCTTTCGCCAGCACACGGTGACGTGGACCGACGTGAGGTGGCTCTCGCTCGCGGTGCTCGCCGCGGCGACCATCTACGCGTCCTACCTCGCGACCCACCAGTACCCGGCGTACGTCGGGGGCCTGTACATCGCGATTTCTGACCAAATCATCGCTCACGGCTACGCGCTGCCAGAGCGCATTCCCGGCTACACCGCCGATGGCGTCCCGTTCGCGTATCCGCCGTTCATGTTCTACGTCTACGCGGTGATTCGCGACCTGTTCGGCGTCGATGCCATCACGCTCACCCGCCTCATCCCCGGAGCCGTATTGACGTTCATGATCGTGCCGTACTACTTCCTCGCACGCCATCTGCTCGACTCGAAACGGCAGGCGGGGCTCGCTTCGGTCATCTTTGCGGGTGCGCCAGCCGTGCTTCGCTGGCACCTGTCGGCCGGTGGCATCGTCCGCGCTCCCGCGGTCACCATCGCGCTGCTCGGTGCGTACACCGGGATTCGGCTGTTCCAGACGGGCGACCGTCGCTGGATCGTTCCCGGGATGGCGCTGTTCGGTATCGAAGTGCTCACGCACCCGACCTACACCGTCTTTTTCGCCTTCACCTACCTGCTCGCCTACGCCGCCTTCGACCGGTCGATTCAGGGCCTCGTCTACGGCGCAATCGTCGCCGGCGGTGGTATCCTACTGGCCGCGCCGTGGTGGCTCCAGATTTTCGCCACGCACGGACCGGACATCTTCCTGCAGGCGTCGGGAACCCACACCGGTCTCTTCGGCGGGTGGCACCGCATCTATTGGCAGTTCGTCATCCCGCTCAAGGAGAAAGACATCACGTCGGTGTTCTACCTCGCCGTCTTCATCGCCTCGGCGTACGCGCTCTACCGGAAACGCTACTTCCTCGCCGTCTGGGCGATTGGCGCGAGTTATCTCCTCGGCAAAGACCGATTCCTGTTCATCGGCGGCGCGATGCTCATCGCGTTCCTCGTCTACGACGGCGTCCTGCCCGCTATCCAGACGTTCCTCAGCGAGCGTACGTCCCGGCCTGACCTGTATCGGGTCGTCTCGGTCGCCGTCGTCGCGCTCGTCATGCTCACCGCGGTCGGCACGGGCGTCGCCTTCGCGACGAGTACGCTGCAGACCGAGTACGACCACAGCGCGGCCCAGCCAGCGACGATGGACACCTACGACCGCGAGGCGATGGCGTGGATGGAGGCGAACACCGCGTCCGACTCGACGTTCGTCGTGATGGGTGACACCGCAGAGTGGGTGCCCTTATTCACCGACCGGACGATACTCATCGGGCCATGGGGGGTGGAGTGGACTACCTCCGCGAACTACTACTGGGAAGTGGAGTACTACAAGGCCATCTCCAACTGCGGGAGCGCGAGCTGCGTGACCCAGCTGCTCGCCTTCGGCGACCGCCACCCGGACTACATCTACGTGCCGAAAGACGACTACACCGTCCGAGGCAAGGAGCGCGAGACGACGACAAATATGGAGCACTCCCTGCTGGAGTCCCCGCGCTACGACCTGGCCTACGAGAACGAGGGCGTCCTCATCTTCGAGGTGTCTCGGTCTGCGACCCAGTCCTCCGGTGACGAGACCGACGCGACATCCTCGCCGGACGGCCCCGGCCGATAGTCAGATGCGTTTTTAGGGGTGGCTGTTGTCCACTGTGACGTGACAGCTACGTCTCCTGACGCCGACCGGGCACTGTCGGTCGCTCGCGAGGCGGCGATGGCGGGCGGAAACGTCGCACTTTCCGCCTTCCGGACGCCGCTTCGGATAACGCCGAAAGCGAGCAAAATGGACCCGGTGACGCAAGCCGATATCGACGCCCAGTCTCGTGTCGTCGAAGTTATCCACGACGCCTTCCCCGACCACACCATCGTCGGCGAGGAGGGCGACCAGTTGAAAGCCATCCCCGAGACGGGCCACGCCTGGGTAATCGACCCCATCGACGGGACGAACAACTTCACCCACGGCAACCGCATCTGGGCGACGTGTCTCGCCTACGTGGTGGATGGGACCCCACAGGTCGCCGTGACCCGCCTTCCCGCTTTCGGTGACGAGTACGTCGCGGCCTCGGAAACGCTCCGCGACAACGACCCCGTGCGCGTGAGCACCCGCGACGACCCCGAGTTCTGTACCGTCTCGCTCACGTTCGGTCTCCAGCGCGAGCACCGCCCCCTGTTCGGGGACGTCTCGCGTAATCTGCTCGAAACGTTCGGCGACCTCCGGCGGTTTGGCACCGGGCAGGTTTCGCTCGCGATGGTCGCGGCGGGCGAACTCGATGGGGCCGTCTCCGCGGTTCACCTCTCGCCATGGGACACCGTCGCCGGCGTCCATCTCGTCGAACAGGCGGGCGGGAAAGTGACCGACATCAACGGCAATCCGTGGCGCTGGGACGCAGACGGCCTCGTCGCCTCGAATGGCGAGATTCACGACGACCTGCTCTCGATTATCCCCTGATTTTTCACCCCGCTCGTCTTACTCCCGACGATGACCGACGACCCGCTCGAATGGGAAACGCTCGCCTCCGAAACGGCCTACACCTGTCCCGGCTTCGACGTCACCCACGAGGACGTCCGCTTGCCAGACGGCACGGAGACGGATTTCGATTTTCTCTCAGAACCGCCCGCCGTCGTTATTCTCCCGTTTACGCCGGAGGGCGACGTGGTGCTCATCGAGGAGTGGCGACAAGCCGTAAAGCGCGTGAACAGAGGGATTCCGGCGGGCACGATGGAGCCAGCAGACGACGACCCGGCGATGGCCGCCCACCGCGAACTCGAAGAGGAGACGGGCCACGAGGCAGCCCGCGTCGAACACCTCACGACGGTCGAACCGGCCAATGGTATCGCGAACGCGGTGCATCACTACTTCGTCGCGTACGACTGTCACCCCGCGAGCGAGCAGAAGCTGGACTTCAACGAATCGATTCGCGTCGTCACCGAATCCTACGACGACCTCCTCGCCGCGGTTGGCGCAGGTGAGATTCGAGACGGGCGGGCCGTCCTCGGGACGCTCTACTACGAGCAGTTCGCCTGACCGCCATCTCCGGAACGGAATTTGTATCCCTGCTCCGTCGAAGTTTCGGACAATGCGCGATATCTTCGAGGTCCGCGACACCGACGCCGCGGGCCGCATTGGGCGACTTTCGGTTCCCCGGGCGGGCGTCACGGTGGAGACACCGGCGCTCCTTCCGGTGGTGAATCCGAACCGCCAGACGGTCGCTCCGTCTCGACTCGAATCTGAGTTCGGTGCGGAGATTCTCATCACGAACAGCTACATCATCTACAAGAGCGACCCCGTCCGCGAGCAGGCCCTCGACGTTGGCCTCCACGAACTGCTCGATTTCGACGGTGCCATCATGACCGACTCTGGCTCGTTCCAACTCGCGGAATACGGCGAGATTAGCGTCGATACCGAGGAAATCCTCCAGTTCCAGCACGACATCGGCTCGGATATCGGGACACCCGTAGACATCCCCACGCCACCGGATGTAGCCCGCGAGCAGGCAGCAGAGGAACTCGCCATCACACAGGAACGCCTCGAATTCGCCGAAACCGTCGAAGTTGGCGACATGCTCGTGAACGCGCCGGTGCAGGGGTCTACGTACCCGGACCTGCGCAAAGCGGCCGCAGAACACGCCTACGGCACCTCTCTCGACGTGTTCCCGGTCGGGGCCGTCGTGCCGCTGATGAACGCCTACCGCTTCGACGACATGGTTGACGCCATCGCCGCCGCGAAGGAAGGACTCGGCGCTGACGCACCGGTTCACCTGTTCGGCGCGGGTCACCCGATGATGTTCGCCCTCGCCGTGGCGATGGGTTGTGACCTGTTCGACTCCGCCGCATACGCTCTCTACGCCCGCGACGGGCGCTATCTCACGGTTCGCGGGACCAAGCACTTCGACGAACTCGACTACTTCCCGTGTTCGTGTCCCGTCTGCACCGAGTACACGCCCGCAGACCTCGAACAGGTGTCGAACAAGGAACGCGAACGCCTGCTCGCCGAACACAACCTCCACGTCTCCTTCGAGGAGATTCGCACCATCAAACAGGCCATCCGCCGCGGGTCGCTCATGGAACTGGTCGAGATGCGTGCGCGCTCCCACCCGGCGATGCTCGACGGCTACCGGGCGATGCTCGCCCACGCAGACCTGCTCGAAGCGTCCGACCCGGCCACAAAGGACGCCTTCTTCTATCTCTCCTCGGAGAGCGCGTACCGGCCGGAGGTCGTGCGTCACCACAAGCGGCTCGCCCGACTATCACCAGAGGGCCACGTCCTGCTCACGGAAGCAGGCTCGTCCGACAACTACGACGAGTCGTGGCGACTGCTCCCGCCGTTCGGCCCGTTCCCGCTCGCCCTGCGCGAGACGTACCCGGTCACCGCTGAGGTGCCAGACCGCATCGACGACGAGGCCTACCGACAGGCCGTCGTCGGCATCCAGAAACTCGTCGCGGCGAACCCCAACACCGAGTTCACGGTCGCCCACAAGGGCTGGCCCGCAGACATCGTTGCGGGCGTCCCTCCGGGCGTCGACGTCGTAGACTTAGAATCGATGGACAAAAGCGGTGAGGAGACGGAGGATGACCAATGACCGAGTACTTCGAGGTCCACCACCGGGACGGCGCGGCCCGCATCGGTGAACTTCGTCTCGCCGAGTCGGTGACGACGCCGGCGCTCGCAGACGACGTCGTCGTCGATGCCGGGAGTCTCTGGCCCGAGACGCGCGACCTGCCCGAGGGCGACCCGTCGAAGGTGACGATTTTACCTCACCGCGGGCTTCCGGGCGGCACGGCGGACGAAGTCGCAGACTCCTTCGCGCCTGACTACCCCGACGTGGACTTCCCGAGCGCCGCCGTCGTCTCTCAGCGCTCCGTAGACGACTTCGGGGCAGATGTGTACATTCTCTCCGAGGCCCAGCGGGTCGTCGGCCACGCCGCGGCGTTCGTGGACGCCATCGTCGCGATGAAGGAAGCCACGCCGGGCGACACCGCACTCATGCTCTCGGGCGTCGCCACCCCCGCCAACGTCGCCACGCTCGTCTACGCCGGGGTGGACCTCGTGGACGCGACGCAGGCACGCATCAAGGGAACCCAGGGGTTCTACCTCACGACCGACGGCCAGCACTTCCTGGAGGATTTAGACGAACTCCCGTGTGCGTGTGCCGCCTGCCAGCAACCGCGTGAGGAGTTCACCCGTGCCGACTGCGCGGAACACAACGTGAACGCCCTGCACGCCCAACTCGGCATCGTCCGCCAGCGCATCCGCCGGGGTCGGCTCCGCGATTACATCGAGGGGCAGGCGCGCCACGAGGCGTGGCTCACCGCCGCTTTCCGCCGGTTCGACCAGGAGTACGCCTACATGGAAGAGCACACGCCGCTGTTCCGCCGGACGGAACTGCTCGCCGCCACCGAAGACTCACTCAAGCGCGTCGAGATTCAGCGATTCGCCGACCGCGTCACCTCGCGGTACACAAACCGGTTCGACAACCCGCTCGTCCTCGTTCCCTGCTCGGCCCGCAAGCCCTACAGCGAGTCCCAGAGCCACGGCCAGTACCACGACGCGATTCAGTTCCGCGCCCACCTCGTCTCGATGACCTCGCCG
This sequence is a window from Haladaptatus sp. QDMS2. Protein-coding genes within it:
- a CDS encoding inositol monophosphatase translates to MTATSPDADRALSVAREAAMAGGNVALSAFRTPLRITPKASKMDPVTQADIDAQSRVVEVIHDAFPDHTIVGEEGDQLKAIPETGHAWVIDPIDGTNNFTHGNRIWATCLAYVVDGTPQVAVTRLPAFGDEYVAASETLRDNDPVRVSTRDDPEFCTVSLTFGLQREHRPLFGDVSRNLLETFGDLRRFGTGQVSLAMVAAGELDGAVSAVHLSPWDTVAGVHLVEQAGGKVTDINGNPWRWDADGLVASNGEIHDDLLSIIP
- a CDS encoding glycosyltransferase family 39 protein translates to MSTPPRSRTRDSLLPSFRQHTVTWTDVRWLSLAVLAAATIYASYLATHQYPAYVGGLYIAISDQIIAHGYALPERIPGYTADGVPFAYPPFMFYVYAVIRDLFGVDAITLTRLIPGAVLTFMIVPYYFLARHLLDSKRQAGLASVIFAGAPAVLRWHLSAGGIVRAPAVTIALLGAYTGIRLFQTGDRRWIVPGMALFGIEVLTHPTYTVFFAFTYLLAYAAFDRSIQGLVYGAIVAGGGILLAAPWWLQIFATHGPDIFLQASGTHTGLFGGWHRIYWQFVIPLKEKDITSVFYLAVFIASAYALYRKRYFLAVWAIGASYLLGKDRFLFIGGAMLIAFLVYDGVLPAIQTFLSERTSRPDLYRVVSVAVVALVMLTAVGTGVAFATSTLQTEYDHSAAQPATMDTYDREAMAWMEANTASDSTFVVMGDTAEWVPLFTDRTILIGPWGVEWTTSANYYWEVEYYKAISNCGSASCVTQLLAFGDRHPDYIYVPKDDYTVRGKERETTTNMEHSLLESPRYDLAYENEGVLIFEVSRSATQSSGDETDATSSPDGPGR
- the aglM gene encoding UDP-glucose 6-dehydrogenase AglM, which encodes MRVSIVGSGYVGTTIAACFAELGHDVTAIDIDESVVAKLNAGEPPIHEPGLADRLAEYAGSSLRATTDYTAVLDTDVTFLALTTPSNPDGSIDLSIMKAGTESLGEVLAEKDGYHLVVVKSTVIPGTTGDVIRPLLEAASGKTAGEDFGVAMNPEFLREGSAVSDFLNPDKIVFGAESDRDRALLADLYDPLVARTDAPIVETGLREAEMIKYANNAFLAAKVSLINELGNICKEYGVDAYEVADAIGLDERIGPHFLRSGVGWGGSCFPKDVAALIAAARETGYEPQLLQAAVDVNDRQPGRMLALLDDHVDVSGKRVAVLGLAFKPGTDDVRESRAIPAIEGLLERGADVVAYDPVATENMRERFPDIEYAASAADALSGAHGALVVTDWDEFAALDTEFDAMATPVVIDGRRIVSPREGITYEGLTW
- the aglF gene encoding UTP--glucose-1-phosphate uridylyltransferase AglF produces the protein MQAVVLAAGEGKRLRPLTEDRPKGMVEVAGKPILTHCFEQLVELGATEFYVVVGYKKEDIIRHYGDDFQGIPITYAHQRETLGLAHALLTVEEYITDDFMLILGDNIFRANLRDVVARQREERADAAFLIEEVPWEEASRYGVCRTNAYGEIVSVVEKPEEPESNLVMTGFYTFTPAIFHACHLVQPSNRGEYELSEAIDLLIHSGRTIDAIRMEGWRADIGYPEDRDATEARILDEEGQKAETN
- a CDS encoding NUDIX hydrolase; protein product: MTDDPLEWETLASETAYTCPGFDVTHEDVRLPDGTETDFDFLSEPPAVVILPFTPEGDVVLIEEWRQAVKRVNRGIPAGTMEPADDDPAMAAHRELEEETGHEAARVEHLTTVEPANGIANAVHHYFVAYDCHPASEQKLDFNESIRVVTESYDDLLAAVGAGEIRDGRAVLGTLYYEQFA
- the trmY gene encoding tRNA (pseudouridine(54)-N(1))-methyltransferase TrmY yields the protein MRQFIILGHDAPTTPDFSLDDLAGGAGRLDVLCRCVNSAFFLSHDIRKDVRVYLVLQDELTIRFEGSELRRLNPDERSTAALIRNALEEKENAIGHMEAEASPGVYLSRRGFEPILETAARDGTVVELHEAGDPIADAAVPENPVFVLSDHHDFTDEEAALLSEAAAQRVRIGPAVLHADHTITVVHNFLDTDGYSKY
- a CDS encoding STT3 domain-containing protein, with product MTDVREATADLLDSRPEVAESLEQLLAIDRQHETWTFADIPLDSGTFGEVVSRNIVEKHDGEYRLADPTAVEAALRGESTPASTTPAISLSLPTVERRAVGMLVGALGFLALVRSLFVTRVFRDGHVVLGANDPYFYRYWVEKLVVDAGGLFDFAALSAMPDTVAMGEPLFVATLWWLSSLFGGMDAVGPVMAWYPVVSAVVTGALVYLLAVELTDDRRVGLASVLLLALIPGHALRTALGFADHHAFDYPWLALTILAVVVLARRGSLADLKSTPKSWAATLALGVALAGQTLAWEAGPLLIVPLGLYVAFRVLSDVRAGQSPLASNLGLVVGLLVGALLAAAGHASFGWHSEQVAFAPALLFVAVLFVLSVAELTFRADLPATALAGLEAVGGVVGVLAFRALLPDYWAKLVSELALFVAPRDIVETESLFSGDSMGFLLLFGFILALALPYVGWAALASYRKHRPEWVAPAVYAGYFFVLAGFQIRFVGEMAAVTAVFAGLGFVHLAERVDLARRPVPFRDSKPSVPESVEIPDSRGVASLVALFLIVASLSLVQVPVKMNQVTADGDLFETAQAIDTYAEEEGMAYPQNFVLSRWGTNRAYNYFVNGESRSYGYAQSTYTPFVRGSNASEWYGKLSNRVGFVVTEDRDYPPGTMQSRLHDHFGSQTEAAPGVAHYQAIFSTESGDTKAFRLVPGATITGGAASDSQVTVTTSVSIPGATFEYERTVETAADGSYRVTVPYAGDYSVNGTTVTVSESAVEQGETVAA